From Candidatus Mycalebacterium zealandia:
GGCATCCGGCACGGACTATGTTTCCTTCCGCGTCCTTTTCATCGTTGCAGAAAAACGGCTCCGCCCCGTAAATGGCAAGCTGAATAGCCGAAACTTCCGGAGTTTTCGGAGAAGAAAGCCGTGAGGGTAGCAATGACTTGATTTTTCTGGTGATGACGTTGTAAAAACCGGATTTTTTCTCCATGCGTCCACACATGTTTATGCTGTCTCTGAGGTTGTTTTTCAGTTCTTCAACGTCTTTTTTCTCCATATTCTTAATTGCTTTCGCAAGTCGGTTTTCAATGTTTTTCACCACTTCGTCGGTGTAGTTCTTGCCGCCGACTTTGGGTTCTTTGATTATGTCGTCAATAATTTTGTATTTCAGCATGTGATTCGCGGTGGGCTGAAGAACTTCAAGGGCTTCCGCAACCTTATCCGAACTTCTGAACAGAATCGCCGAGCACCCTTCGGGCGTGATAACAGAGAACTCCGCTCTTGAAAGCATAAGCCTGCAATGGGCGAGTTGAAGGGCAATCGCGCCGCCGCTTCCGCCGAGCCCTATAATTGTTGAAATCGAGCGCGTTGCCAGCGAAAGCATCTTCGCCTGACACTCTGAAATGAGCCACGACTGCAGTTTTTCCGCCGAATACTCGTAAGGGTCTCCGCCGACCGTGTCTATGAAGGTGTTGAGAATAATTCCGTTTTTTTCCGCGTATTCCATCATATTGATTGAAATCGCGTATCCGTCCGCTTTGACCATTCCGTAGTTCATCGTCGTGCGCTCTTCCTCATTTGAAGGTGTCTGCTGGGCGATGATTGCGACCTTTTTGCCGTTCTTTTTGAGGATTCCCACTCCCGCGATAATTGTCGGGTCGTCCTCTATTTTCATCTTTTTTCCGGTGGGCGATTTAATGTACTTTGAAAACCCCTCCAGTTCATTCCAGGGGGTAAACTCCGAATAGATAAGGTCTATGAGAGAGCCGGCTTTGATTCTATTCTGCGACTTTGCCTCTTCATGCGCTTGAACCGCTTTGGAAAGGCTTGAACCGCCCTTTTTCTCCTCACTTACAATCTTGAGGCGGGCTTCGGAATCAAAATCTTCGGAGGTTTTTTTTGTTTTGCTGTCAGACGTTGAAGGATTGGCCACAACCGCACGACCCCTTTGAATTTGGATTGCTTATTGAAAATCCGGTTCCGTTCAGTCCCCCCTGATATTCAAGACTGGAGCCTTCAAGGTATTGGAAACTGATGCCGTCAACAACTACCTTAACGCCTTCTTCCTCAAATACCTTGTCGGAGTTTTCAAGTTCGTCATCAAACCCCATTTCGTAGGAAAATCCCGAGCATCCGCCCGGCACAACCCGCACCCTGAGGAAACCATCCGGCATATTTTCGGCTGAAAGCAACTTTTTAATCTCTTCAGCAGCCTGTTTTGTTACCCCGAACATAGCAATTCAAACCTCCCGTCCACCCTGCGCGGACATCAGGATTATACATCAGAGAGTGCCGTAAAACAATCGCCAAAACTGCGGACACACAGTATATTTTCTGAAATGAAAAGCGAAAAAGCATTTTTGATAATTGATTCAAGCGAGAACAATCCCGACCTTCTTTACGCGATTGGGGGGTTTTTCGTTCCCGACCCGGTTGTTTTTATCAGGCACAAAAACCGCAGTTTTCTGGTCTTGAGCGATCTGGAACTTGCGCGCGGCAGAAAGGACGCGGCAGTTTCCGCCGTGTTGCCGCTTTCCTCCTACACATCGCAACTGAGAGGGGCAAAGAAACGCTCACTTGCCGATGTTGCCGCTCTTGTATTGCGGGAAAAAGGGATTTCACGCGTGGAGGTCCAGAGAACCTTCCCCCTGGCGTTTGCCGAATCCCTCAAAAAAAACCGCGTAAAGGTTTCGTGTTGCGATGGAGGCATGCTGTTTGAGGAAAGAATGAGGAAAACCCAGCACGAAGTTTCACTTATCCGCGCCGCGCTGAAAGACACCGCTTCGGCGCTGAAAACCGCGATTGATATGATTTCCACCTCTGAACCCCGTAAAAACGGAGTTCTTTTTCTACACGGCAAGCCGCTTACCTCGGAGCGTATACGGCTTTCCATACACACCGAGCTTGCGGGCAAGGGCTACGGCGCTTCGGGAACAATAGTCGCCTGCGGCGAACATTCCGCCATGCCCCACCACTCCGGCGAGGGCCCGGTTTTCGCTAACCATCCGGTCGTTATTGACATTTTTCCGAAGTCCGCGCACGGATATTACGGGGATATGACCAGGACGGTGATAAAGGGCAGTCCCTCGCCTGAACTTGCTCGGATGTATAAAACCGTTTTGAAAGGACAGAAGATAGCAATTGGTATGATAAAACACGGCGTAAAATGCGCCGATATTCACAACGCGGTTTTGAGTTTCTTTGATTCCGAGGGTTTTGTGACTGAGCGCGGGGAAAATCCGCGCGGTTTTATACATTCAACCGGGCACGGTCTGGGAATGGGGCTTCACGAGCCACCGGGCATCGGTCCCTCGGGCGGGGTTCTGAGCAAAGGCAATGTGGTTACGGTTGAGCCGGGGCTTTATTACGAAGGGGTTGGGGGCATACGCATTGAGGATGTTGTTTTTGTAACAAAAAAAGGCTGTGAAAACCTTACAAAATGTCCAAAGGTATTTTCACGCTGACAGTTCCGCTCGGGTTCAACGCTCAATAAATGAGCCGATAAGTTTCCAGCCATTTTCAAAAAAGTTTCCGGTTTCAGCCGCGCATTTTTCCGAATAGACGCGCTCAGGATTGGACAGTTTGTTTTTCGGGTCATAAAGGGCGAAGGGCACGGGGTCCCGTGAGTGAGTTCTAAGCGATATGGGTGTCGGGTGGTCTGATGTTACAAGCACTTTAAAATCTCCAAACCTCTCCATTGCTTTGAGTGCGGGACCCACAACGCGCAAGTCAAAATCCTCAACCGCACGCACTTTCAACTCTGTTTTGCCCGTGTGCCCCGTTTCATCGGTTGCCTCTATGTGAATCATCACAAGGTCGTTTGTTTCAAGCGATTTTATCGCGTATTGGACCTTGCCTTCGTAATTTGTGTCCAGATAACCGGTCGCTCCCGGCACTTCTATAACTTCCATTGCCGCGCATTTCCCTATTCCCTTCACCAGATCAACCGCCGATATGACCGCTCCGCTCACCCCGTAAGTCTTTTCAAAAGACGGTAGCGCAGGCGCGGTTCCCTCGCCCCACAGCCATATATCGGTCGCGGGCGATTCGCCGTTTTTCTCCCTTTCCCTGTTGACCGGGTGGTCTTTCAGCACGTCTTTCGCGGCGCGCATAAGTTCAACAAGCGCCGCGGCGTCAGCGCCTTTTGGAAGAAAGTCCGCCACCTCTTTGCCGAGAATGTCATGAGGCGGCGTGGACGAGACCGCGCTTTTGCCGTTGTCAATAATGAGCAGATGCCTGTAACTGACACCCGGAAGAAACTTTATGCCGTCAGAGTCAAGCGCGCGCGCGATGTCCTTGATTATTTTCCGTGACTGTTCGGTTGGAATATGCCCCGCGCTGTAATCCTCCATTACGGCTTTGCCGCCTTTGCCGCGAAGGGTTACGAGATTGCATCGGCACGTCAGGTCGGTTTTTTTAAGAGAGATTCCCATTCCCGCCGCTTCCAGCGGAGACCTGCCCGTGAAATGGACGGTCGGGTCGTATCCGAGAACACTCAGGTTTCCCACGTCGCTTCCGGGCGGCAGAGAGGGTGGTATGTGGTTTGTCTCTCCGAACATTCCTGCGTTTTGCGCTATAAAGTCAAGGTTTGGCGTGTTTGCGGCTTCAAGCGGGGTTTTGCCTCCAATCTCATCAAGAGGCATGTCTGGCATTCCGTCTCCCTGAAGAATTAGATATTTCAATTTTTGAACGCTCAGGAGCAGCCCTCGCGCGTTTCCGCCTCTGGCTTGCCGCCGGCTTCAAGTTTAAGCAACTGCTTCTCCGCGTGATATGAGCTTCTCACAAGCGGGCCCGCCTCAATGTGCGGAATGCCCACAATTTTTTCCCCGTAGTTTTTCAGAGACTCAAACTCAACGGGGTGGTAAAAGCGTGAAACGGGAATATGGTCGTGAGTGGGTTGCAGATACTGCCCGATGGTAACAATGTCGCAACCAACCGAATGCAGGTCTTTTAGCGTGGAGGTTATTTCCTCAAAGGTTTCTCCGAGTCCGACCATTATGCCGGACTTTGTAAGCATTCCGTTTCCGCCCTCACGCGTGGAGGTTTCAAGAAGCGTGAGAGAGCGTTCGTAAACCGCCTGCGGGCGCACCGAGCGCAGTTTGCCCGATTGCGTTTTTTGCGGAAGCGCATAAAGGCGCGGCACGGTTTCAATGTTGTGATTCAACACATCGGGTCCTTCAGCCAGAACTGCGCGCAGGGCTTTTGAACTGCCTTTGAAGTCGGGAATAAGGCACTCTATTTTGATTTGGGGAGCCGCGAGGCGAATCTCTTTTATGGTCTGCGCGAAAATTTCAGCGCTTTGCTGATTTTTGTCATCCCTGTTCACGGAGGTTACGACTATGTGGGATATCACGGAGTTATGCGCGCAAAGGTCTTTTATCGCGCGCGCGACTCTTGAGGGCTCGTCCCGGTCAAGTTCTCCGCCTTTTCCCGTCTTTACATGGCAGAACCCGCAACTTCTCGTGCAGGTATCGCCCATTATCATAAAAGTTAAGGTTCCCGCGCTCCAGCACTCTCCGATGTTTGGGCATTTGGCTTCCTCGCATACCGTATGGAGCCCCATTTCGCCGACAAGATTTTTAAGGCGCGAGTAGTTTTCCCCCGAAGGAATTTTCGCTTTCAGCCACGGGGGTTTTGGCGTTTTTCTAACGCTTGCGGACATAGGAGGTCAGGACTGCTGTTCTTCGCTGTCTGTTTTTTTGTTTTCAAGTTTGCTAATTTTTCTGTTTTTGCTTACCAGCGAGATCCAGTTAAGTGAAGAATGCATAAGAGTGAAAACAATTCCCAGCAGAAAAGCAGACCCAACAACCGCCCACATCTGCACGGACGGCAGTTCGGGGACAACGTAGATTTGCTGGGGAATCTTGCTGAAACTCAAGCTCGTAATCTGATTCATCCACGCGTTGCTCAGATAAACAACTGCTCCAAAAGTGACAAAAACCAAAGTCAAAATCAGTTTTAAATATTTCATGGATTTTCTCCATCTTAATAATACCACAAGCGCGTGGGTTTAATTAAGAGTTTTCACTTGCCCGAACTGTTCTGACAGATAGTAAAGCCCCGTGCCGTGAAAGACAGACGGCGACAGGTATTTTCCCAGCAGTTTAGCGGATTCTCCGGGGATTATGAGGTCTAAAAACGCCAAATCCTTAACGGGAAAGGTGTGCACGGGCGAGTCTTTGGAAATTCCGGCTCTTTCGGCGGCGATTTCAATCGCGCTCAAAAGTGTTCCCATTTCGTCTACAAGCCCTATCTCCATTGCCTCACTACCCAGAACAACCCTTCCGTCCAAAACTTCCTTCATTTTTCCCGCGCTTATTTTCCTGTTTTCCACGACTGTGTTTTTGAACTGCTCAAGCGCGGTATCCACAAAGCCCTGAAGGTATTTTCTCTCGCCCGGCTCAATAGGGCGCAGAGGCGAGCCCGCGTCTTTGAGTTTGCCGGTTTTTACGACATCAACTCCTATCTTCGCCCACCTCAACAGTTCCCCGTAGTTTGCGAAAGTCGCTATCACGCCTATGCTTCCGGTAATTGTTCCGGGGTTTGAGATTATGTGCGGCGCGCCGCAGGCGATGTAGTAGCCGCCGGATGCCGCAACATTTCCCATACTCGCGACCACGGGCATTTTTTGTCCGAGTCTTTTTATCAGCGCGTAAATCTCCTGAGATGCCGCGACGCTTCCGCCGGGCGAGTCAATCCGCACGACAACCGCCTTGTAAGAGCCGTTTTTTTCTATCTCT
This genomic window contains:
- the erpA gene encoding iron-sulfur cluster insertion protein ErpA, producing the protein MFGVTKQAAEEIKKLLSAENMPDGFLRVRVVPGGCSGFSYEMGFDDELENSDKVFEEEGVKVVVDGISFQYLEGSSLEYQGGLNGTGFSISNPNSKGSCGCGQSFNV
- a CDS encoding M24 family metallopeptidase, which translates into the protein MKSEKAFLIIDSSENNPDLLYAIGGFFVPDPVVFIRHKNRSFLVLSDLELARGRKDAAVSAVLPLSSYTSQLRGAKKRSLADVAALVLREKGISRVEVQRTFPLAFAESLKKNRVKVSCCDGGMLFEERMRKTQHEVSLIRAALKDTASALKTAIDMISTSEPRKNGVLFLHGKPLTSERIRLSIHTELAGKGYGASGTIVACGEHSAMPHHSGEGPVFANHPVVIDIFPKSAHGYYGDMTRTVIKGSPSPELARMYKTVLKGQKIAIGMIKHGVKCADIHNAVLSFFDSEGFVTERGENPRGFIHSTGHGLGMGLHEPPGIGPSGGVLSKGNVVTVEPGLYYEGVGGIRIEDVVFVTKKGCENLTKCPKVFSR
- a CDS encoding cofactor-independent phosphoglycerate mutase, which gives rise to MKYLILQGDGMPDMPLDEIGGKTPLEAANTPNLDFIAQNAGMFGETNHIPPSLPPGSDVGNLSVLGYDPTVHFTGRSPLEAAGMGISLKKTDLTCRCNLVTLRGKGGKAVMEDYSAGHIPTEQSRKIIKDIARALDSDGIKFLPGVSYRHLLIIDNGKSAVSSTPPHDILGKEVADFLPKGADAAALVELMRAAKDVLKDHPVNREREKNGESPATDIWLWGEGTAPALPSFEKTYGVSGAVISAVDLVKGIGKCAAMEVIEVPGATGYLDTNYEGKVQYAIKSLETNDLVMIHIEATDETGHTGKTELKVRAVEDFDLRVVGPALKAMERFGDFKVLVTSDHPTPISLRTHSRDPVPFALYDPKNKLSNPERVYSEKCAAETGNFFENGWKLIGSFIER
- the lipA gene encoding lipoyl synthase, encoding MSASVRKTPKPPWLKAKIPSGENYSRLKNLVGEMGLHTVCEEAKCPNIGECWSAGTLTFMIMGDTCTRSCGFCHVKTGKGGELDRDEPSRVARAIKDLCAHNSVISHIVVTSVNRDDKNQQSAEIFAQTIKEIRLAAPQIKIECLIPDFKGSSKALRAVLAEGPDVLNHNIETVPRLYALPQKTQSGKLRSVRPQAVYERSLTLLETSTREGGNGMLTKSGIMVGLGETFEEITSTLKDLHSVGCDIVTIGQYLQPTHDHIPVSRFYHPVEFESLKNYGEKIVGIPHIEAGPLVRSSYHAEKQLLKLEAGGKPEAETREGCS
- the sppA gene encoding signal peptide peptidase SppA: MRLRYIIAALILVGVIVVLVEETTDKIAVLNIEGVITSSGAYTEAVREIEKNGSYKAVVVRIDSPGGSVAASQEIYALIKRLGQKMPVVASMGNVAASGGYYIACGAPHIISNPGTITGSIGVIATFANYGELLRWAKIGVDVVKTGKLKDAGSPLRPIEPGERKYLQGFVDTALEQFKNTVVENRKISAGKMKEVLDGRVVLGSEAMEIGLVDEMGTLLSAIEIAAERAGISKDSPVHTFPVKDLAFLDLIIPGESAKLLGKYLSPSVFHGTGLYYLSEQFGQVKTLN